One Alligator mississippiensis isolate rAllMis1 chromosome 1, rAllMis1, whole genome shotgun sequence genomic window carries:
- the ZBTB2 gene encoding zinc finger and BTB domain-containing protein 2 produces MDLANHGLILLQQLNAQREFGFLCDCTVAIGDVYFKAHKSVLASFSNYFKMLFVHQTSECVRLKATDIQPDIFSYLLHLMYTGKMAPQLIDPVRLEQGIKFLHAYPLIQEASLASQGTFSHPDQVFPLASSLYGIQITDHQIKHPTKVTSATDKLGRDPRPQTSRMSQEQASEGSQLASTLPQVTRTNMTTSDPLQSSLSPELVSTAGNNSPPGEEPNMEASSSDEQPTSLTIAHVKPSIMKRNGSFPKYYACHLCGRRFNLRSSLREHLQIHTGVPFTSSQQGESSMSLSLCNNTADKDAMEVPEAGMISDSELQQISDSPIIDGQQQAETPPPSDIADIDNLEQTDQEREVKRRKYECSICGRKFIQKSHWREHMYIHTGKPFKCSTCDKSFCRANQAARHVCLNQSMDTYTMVDKQTLELCTFEEGSQMDNMLVQTNKPYKCNLCDKTFSTPNEVVKHSCQNQNSVFALEEDRSILLGSGDTEVTETENSVLASIKKEQEAVLLD; encoded by the exons ATGGATTTGGCCAACCATGGACttattctgctgcagcagctgaatGCTCAAAGAGAGTTTGGTTTCCTGTGTGACTGCACAGTTGCTATTGGTGATGTCTACTTCAAGGCCCACAAATCTGTCCTTGCATCTTTCTCAAACTACTTCAAGATGTTGTTTGTTCATCAGACCAG tgaaTGTGTTCGTTTGAAAGCAACTGACATACAGCCAGACATCTTCAGCTATCTTTTGCATTTGATGTATACAGGGAAGATGGCACCTCAGCTGATTGACCCAGTTCGATTAGAACAAGGAATAAAGTTTCTGCATGCCTATCCACTAATTCAAGAGGCCAGCCTTGCCAGTCAGGGAACCTTTTCACATCCAGATCAAGTTTTTCCATTAGCATCTTCATTGTATGGCATTCAGATCACAGATCACCAGATAAAACATCCCACTAAAGTTACATCAGCAACTGACAAACTTGGGCGAGACCCAAGGCCACAGACTTCCCGGATGAGCCAGGAGCAAGCATCTGAAGGCTCACAGTTAGCTTCAACTCTGCCACAAGTGACCAGGACAAACATGACTACATCTGACCCATTGCAGTCTTCACTGTCCCCAGAACTGGTTTCCACTGCTGGTAATAATTCTCCTCCGGGAGAGGAACCCAACATGGAAGCATCTTCCTCAGATGAACAGCCCACTTCACTCACAATAGCACATGTCAAGCCAAGTATTATGAAAAGGAATGGAAGTTTTCCAAAATACTATGCCTGCCACCTCTGTGGCCGTCGGTTCAATCTGCGCAGTAGTTTGCGTGAACATCTCCAGATCCACACAGGAGTGCCCTTCACATCAAGCCAACAAGGGGAAAGTAGCATGTCCCTGTCTCTCTGCAACAACACAGCTGACAAAGATGCCATGGAAGTGCCTGAAGCTGGAATGATTAGTGACAGTGAGTTGCAACAGATCTCAGATTCCCCCATAATTGATGGACAGCAGCAAGCAGAAACACCGCCACCCTCAGACATTGCAGACATAGACAACTTGGAGCAGACAGATCAAGAAAGAGAAGTGAAGAGGCGGAAGTATGAATGTTCCATCTGTGGACGCAAATTCATTCAGAAAAGCCACTGGAGGGagcacatgtacatacacactgGCAAACCTTTCAAGTGCAGCACTTGTGACAAAAGTTTCTGCAGGGCCAACCAAGCTGCCAGACACGTGTGCCTGAACCAGAGCATGGATACTTACACTATGGTGGACAAGCAGACTCTGGAACTCTGTACTTTTGAGGAAGGCAGTCAAATGGACAACATGCTAGTACAGACCAACAAACCCTACAAATGCAACTTGTGCGACAAAACGTTTTCAACTCCCAATGAAGTGGTTAAACATTCGTGCCAAAATCAAAACTCTGTCTTTGCTCTAGAAGAGGATAGATCCATTCTGCTAGGTAGTGGGGACACAGAAGTGACGGAGACAGAGAACTCAGTGTTAGCCTCCATCAAAAAGGAGCAGGAAGCAGTGTTGTTGGACTGA